The DNA region ACTGTTATTAAGATGCCTCTCTATCAAGATTATCGTTTACCCATGGTTGTAGACCCAAAAAACCCTAAATTACCAGCCAATCATAAGATCTCCAAATTAAGAGGTACAGTTTGGAGAGGTAATGAAGTAGTAATTCGTACAAATAAAAATGGTGCTTTAGCTGAATATAGACCTTTTATTTTTTTTGATACTAAGGAAGATGCTATTGCTTATAAATATTTATCTATAGATCAACAAAAATTACCAGACTTTCCACGAATGAATAATTATATGGTTTTGAATCCTTTATTACAAACAAATAACTATATACCAATGATGGCAGTTAAAGCCGATCCTCTAAGGAATATTGCTTTGGATAAACGAATTGATTTTACTGTAAATCCTATTGTATTAAATAATCAAAGTTATGTAGCGGCATTAGAAAAAATAAGACTTCAAGAAGAAGAAAATAATAAATCTAAAGATATTATAACAGTAAATACGAATATTATGGAAAATATAATAGAATTTAAAGCTGAAACTCCAATAGAAGAATTTAGTGTTACTACGAATCGATCACTTTCAATACTTACTAATGTTATAAGTTCTGATGAAACTCAAAATATGCAACAAAAATATTCGCTAGAAAAGAGTGAATATTCTTTTTCTACAGATGAATATCCTTCACAAGATGTGGGAGATCAATTGGGATTTTTACAATTTTCTCCTTTATATATGATTGCACAAAATATTAATCAAGCTACTCTTGATCCAGATCAATATGTGATTAATGTAGGTGGAGATAATAGCGGTATTTTTGTTCATGAGACGGGAGATATTATTAATCCTTATAAAGTAATCTTTTTGGCATTAGATGATGCCATGAATCTTTATGAATATACGGTAGAAAACACTTTTGATGTGAGGGATTCTACTTCTGGAACAAGCCAGACAGCACGAGAATTATATCTTAGAATTTTAGATGAAAAAATTAGTATGAAACAATTTCAAAAAGTTCGTATGAATAGGGATTATCTTGACTAATTATTATAAATAAGTATACTTTATAAGCGAAGCGGGGGGATAATGATGTCAGATAAAAAACATATTATCTATGATGAGACTTATAATGTTATTGATAAGTTTGAAGAAATTATTCAAGGACAAATTTTCTACGCACGAAGCTTAATTGCTCAGAGATCATGGAATAAACTAGATACTTTTTTACACTCTATAGACTCTCATGAGGTTGCTAGTATTCTTGAATCCCTGCATGCTACTGATAAAATATTAGTTTTTCGTCTTTTATCTGAACACACAGCTACAGATGCATTTATGCATTTGGATGGAGATGAACAAGAAAAATTACTCTTTACCTTTACTGATGTTGAAGCAAGTTCTGTATTAGTATCAATGGATCCTGATGACAGAACAAGACTTTTAGGAGACCTACCTCCAACGGTAGTAACAGAGTTGCTAAAATTACTACCAATACAAGAAAGAAAAATAGCTAATACATTACTAAATTATCCTGAATATTCTGCAGGTCGTATTATGACTCCTGAGTTTGTTGCTTTGAATCCAGAATCATCAGCAATAGAAGCGCTAACACTTATAAAAACACAATCTGCTCAAAAAGAAACAATTTATACTTCTTATATTGTAGATATAGAAGGGGTGTTAATTGGTTCTGTAACTTTAGAAGAGTTGATTCTTGCGCCAGATAAAAAAAGATTAAAAGATTTTATGAAAGAATCTCCTGTAATTTCTTCGACACAAACAGATCAAGAGGAAATAGCTAATCTTATGAATTACTATGATTTAATGGTTCTCCCTATTACAGATAAACATCATCGATTGGTTGGTATCATTACCCATGATGATGTTATTGATATTATTCATAATGAAGCTACAGAAGATTTCCATCGTTTCACAGGTATTAATCCTAATGAAGTAAGCTATTTATCTGGATCTTTGTTTTCATTAATTGTTAATAGATCTGGTTGGGTGCTAGTATTACTATTGATAGCAGGTTTTTCACAGGATTTGATTCTTCATTATGGAGATCTTCTAAAAGATTACTGGATAGACCTTTCTTTATTTTTTACAGTATTAGTGGGAGTTGGTGGTAATATTGGGAGTCAATCATCAATTTTGGTGATCAGGGGAATTGCTACAGGAGAAATTGCTAATAATAACACACTACGATTAATAACAAGAGCGTCAATTTGTGGTTTGGTGATGGGAATCTTATTAGCAACAGTATTATTATTAAGAATCAGAGTTTTTCAAACAGGGGATTCTGTACAATGGATTGCTGCTATTGCTATGGTGTTCATTGTTTTTGTAGCTAATTTGTTAGGAGCGGTGCTGCCTCTTATTTTAAAACATTTGAAAATAGATCCAGCTATTGTTTCAGCACCATTGATTTCCACTTTGATGGATATAGGTGGTTTGATCGTATATTTAGAAATCGCAAAACATCTATTAAAATATTAAAATAAAAACATCAAAAACTCCTATCTACCAAGATGGGAGTTTTTTAATGATAAACAAAATCTCTTATTTTTATAGATGAGCTTAATAAATAATTTTTTTGATATATCTAAAGTTTGATATATTTGCAATAGATACAAAACTATATTAGAATTAATTATCTAGTATATTACATGATTAATTAAAGAGGGTTTATGTTATTTCATTGGTTATCAGAGGATATTAATCTTTTTCGTTACCTTACCTTTAGAAATATAGGAGCGGCACTTACTGCTTTTATATTTGTACTCTGGATAGGGCCTTTTGTTATAAACAAATTAAAAGAAATGAGATTTGGACAACAAATTCGAAATGAAGGTCCTTCTAGTCATTTAGTTAAAACGGGTACGCCTACAATGGGTGGTATTTTGATTTGGATTGTAGCAATTGTTTCAACACTATTATGGGCATCTTGGAATAGCTTTGTGTTGATTACCTGTCTATCTGTTATATTATTTGGAATAATTGGATTTATAGATGATTATGCAAAAATCAAACAAAAAAATACTAAAGGATTATCTACAAAAGGTAAATTTTTGCTACAATCAATCTTTGCATTTATTATTTTGATATTGATTTATTTCATCCCCCAATATCATCAAAAGTCAGAAAAAATCAGGCTTGAGATTGTTGACAGATATTCTGAATTAGTAGCGTCTACGAATGTAGTTTTGACCCAAGATTGGGAATGGGCAGTAAGTTATCCCTCAAGTATTGAAAAAGGTTATTATACACTTATAGGTCGTCAATACAATCCTGAAACAGGTAAAAATAGGAATGAAAAATATTTTGAGATACCATCTCTTATAAATAGTAAAATAGATAAACAAATATTTTCATCTCGTATAGTACAAGATGATGGTTTCAAAGTCATTTCTGATATTATTAAAAATTCTACAGATAAAGAAAATATAGTGTATAAAGAATCTCACAAATCTGTTACTAATATTTATAAAGCTAGATTGTTTAGTGCTTTTTTTGTACCTATGTATACAGAGGTTGTTTGGTATTGGCCTTTGGGAGTAGTTTTTTTATTTTTTATTTTTATTATTGTTGGTGTTTCTAATGCAACTAATTTGTCTGATGGATTAGATGGATTAGCAACAGGAATGGGAATTTCATTTTATATGCCTTTTGGTGTGTTTGCTTATTTAATGGGTAATGCTGTATTATCTAGTTATTTATTTTATCCTTATATTGAAGGGGCGGGTGAATTGACAATTTTTATTGCAGCAAGTATAGGTGCTTTTGCAGGTTTCTTGTGGTATAATGTTCATCCTGCTGAAATATTTATGGGTGATACTGGATCACTTCCTATGGGAGCCGCTATTGCTACGGTAGCTATTATGCTCAAACAAGAAATGTTATTAGTTGTTGCTGGTTTTATGTTTGTATTAGAAACAGTCTCTGTAATTTTACAAGTTTTTTGTTTCAAAAAATTTAAAAAACGAATTTTTAAGATGGCACCAATTCATCATCATTTTGAGTTAATTGGATGGAAAGAAAATCAAGTTGTTGTTCGTTTTTGGATTATGGGAACATTTTGTGCTATGTTAGCATTAGCTACTATAAAGATCCGTTAAAGAGATAGAGGCGTTTATGACTATTATTGTTAGAAAAGTTTTGTCTGCTAGTGTCATTGTATCTGGTAAAGAAGTTGCATCAATCAAAAAAGGATTACTGTTGTATGTAGGGATTTCTGTAGATGATACAACAAAAGAATGTGAATATTATGCTAAAAAAATTGCTCATTTGAGAATATTTGAAAGTGAGGGTAAAGATATTTCTGTACAGGATGTAGCAGGAGAAATATTGTCTGTGAGTCAATTTACCCTAGCTGCAGAAACTAAAAAAGGAAATAGACCTACTTATTCTAATGCAATGTCCTCACAAGAGGCAAAGCCATTATTTGATTATTTTAATAAATGTCTTCATACAGAATCAAATTTAATAATTCAAACAGGCATTTTTGGTG from Spirochaetota bacterium includes:
- the mgtE gene encoding magnesium transporter; translated protein: MSDKKHIIYDETYNVIDKFEEIIQGQIFYARSLIAQRSWNKLDTFLHSIDSHEVASILESLHATDKILVFRLLSEHTATDAFMHLDGDEQEKLLFTFTDVEASSVLVSMDPDDRTRLLGDLPPTVVTELLKLLPIQERKIANTLLNYPEYSAGRIMTPEFVALNPESSAIEALTLIKTQSAQKETIYTSYIVDIEGVLIGSVTLEELILAPDKKRLKDFMKESPVISSTQTDQEEIANLMNYYDLMVLPITDKHHRLVGIITHDDVIDIIHNEATEDFHRFTGINPNEVSYLSGSLFSLIVNRSGWVLVLLLIAGFSQDLILHYGDLLKDYWIDLSLFFTVLVGVGGNIGSQSSILVIRGIATGEIANNNTLRLITRASICGLVMGILLATVLLLRIRVFQTGDSVQWIAAIAMVFIVFVANLLGAVLPLILKHLKIDPAIVSAPLISTLMDIGGLIVYLEIAKHLLKY
- the dtd gene encoding D-tyrosyl-tRNA(Tyr) deacylase yields the protein MTIIVRKVLSASVIVSGKEVASIKKGLLLYVGISVDDTTKECEYYAKKIAHLRIFESEGKDISVQDVAGEILSVSQFTLAAETKKGNRPTYSNAMSSQEAKPLFDYFNKCLHTESNLIIQTGIFGADMTIPAVDDGPFTIIL
- the mraY gene encoding phospho-N-acetylmuramoyl-pentapeptide-transferase is translated as MLFHWLSEDINLFRYLTFRNIGAALTAFIFVLWIGPFVINKLKEMRFGQQIRNEGPSSHLVKTGTPTMGGILIWIVAIVSTLLWASWNSFVLITCLSVILFGIIGFIDDYAKIKQKNTKGLSTKGKFLLQSIFAFIILILIYFIPQYHQKSEKIRLEIVDRYSELVASTNVVLTQDWEWAVSYPSSIEKGYYTLIGRQYNPETGKNRNEKYFEIPSLINSKIDKQIFSSRIVQDDGFKVISDIIKNSTDKENIVYKESHKSVTNIYKARLFSAFFVPMYTEVVWYWPLGVVFLFFIFIIVGVSNATNLSDGLDGLATGMGISFYMPFGVFAYLMGNAVLSSYLFYPYIEGAGELTIFIAASIGAFAGFLWYNVHPAEIFMGDTGSLPMGAAIATVAIMLKQEMLLVVAGFMFVLETVSVILQVFCFKKFKKRIFKMAPIHHHFELIGWKENQVVVRFWIMGTFCAMLALATIKIR